The genomic interval GCACAATCGGATGAGCCACAGGAAAACAGCCGTGCCATAGAGTTTCCCCATATTCCCGGCTATGTGACCCTTAAATGCGACCTTCACATACATACGGTCTTTTCAGACGGTCATGTGTGGCCCGGTATCAGGGTACAGGAAGCACTCAGGGATGGACTGGATGTAATTTCTATTACAGATCACATTGAATACCAGCCACATCAGAAGGAAATCCCTCACCCTGACCGGAACACCAGCTATGAACTCGCCCTGAAGGCTGCCCAGGGAACCGGGCTGCTGGTCATTCCGGGAACAGAGATTACCCGGTCGATGCCTCCCGGTCATTTTAATGCCGTATTTGTCCAGGATGTCAATAAGATGAACCAGCAGGATGTGATGGAAGTATTCAGGGAGGCAAAAAGGCAGGGAGCCTTTGTCTTCTGGAACCACCCGCACTGGACCGCTCAGAGACCCGACGGGGTAGCCACGCTGACCGAAATGCACCTCGAACTGCTGGAAGAGGGGTTATTTGCAGGCATAGAGGTATACAACGATGATACTTATTCCGGTGAAGCGCTGGAAATTGCAAATAAGTATGGGCTGACCCTCCTGGGGAACTCAGATGTACACGGTCTGGTGGACTGGACTTACCAGGTTCCGGAAGGGGGACACAGGCCGCTTACCCTGGTGTTTGCCAGGGAAAAAAGTGCGGAAGCCATGCAAAGGGCCATGGAACAGCGGCAGACTGTTGTATGGTTCAAAAACACATTGGTTGGTCATCCGGAATTTCTTATCCCGCTGCTGGAGGCGTCGCTGGAAGTCACCAGAACAGGTAAAGGAGCTGTACCGGAAGTTCAGATCCGCAACCACTCAGATGCCG from Bacteroidales bacterium carries:
- a CDS encoding Sb-PDE family phosphodiesterase translates to MFRAKLSKTAFTFLCSLSFFLGIWAQSDEPQENSRAIEFPHIPGYVTLKCDLHIHTVFSDGHVWPGIRVQEALRDGLDVISITDHIEYQPHQKEIPHPDRNTSYELALKAAQGTGLLVIPGTEITRSMPPGHFNAVFVQDVNKMNQQDVMEVFREAKRQGAFVFWNHPHWTAQRPDGVATLTEMHLELLEEGLFAGIEVYNDDTYSGEALEIANKYGLTLLGNSDVHGLVDWTYQVPEGGHRPLTLVFAREKSAEAMQRAMEQRQTVVWFKNTLVGHPEFLIPLLEASLEVTRTGKGAVPEVQIRNHSDADLILENISDYSLHNFAPVFVLKAHTKTSLMVKTLEPLESFELRFRVLNAYTAANQHPQIKLPAEQGAE